Part of the Vicinamibacterales bacterium genome is shown below.
CTCAAGGAGCGACAAGTGTTGGACCCGCTCGACCGCGAAGGTGCGCATTTCGTTGTACTCCGACACGTAGGCGAATAGATAGAATCCGCCCTGGAAGTGCAGGAGTCGGTAGGGCTCAACCAGGTAGTTCTTTGTCCGCCTGCTTGACAATGAGTGGTAACGCATCGTCACCTGGCGTCGCTCCAGCGTGGCGGTGATCAGCCCAGGAATCGTTTTATCAATCTTGCTGCCACCACGGCGTCGTCCAGTTCTTGCTTGAAGCACGGTAGGCAGCTGGTCGAAGAGCTTCTGCAGGCCCGGCGTGAGGACCTTTTCAAGCTTAGCGAAGGCGGTGGTGAGGTCTTTCTGGAACGGTGCACCGGCGAGGCACTTGAGCAAAGTCCGGCTGAAATAAAGCGCGTAGAGCTCGGGTAGGCTGAAGCCGGGGAACAGGTCCCTGAAGGGCTTCGTGTCGAGTTTCCAAAAACGTAGCCTGTCGATGACTTCGTCGTAGATTGGAAAACCGGCTGTCTGTAGGGCTATGAGATCACGCCGGATGGTTCTTGTCGACACCTGCATCTTCCGCGCGAGGCTGGCGATAGTCCCGCGACGTGACGCTTCGAGTTCCCGCAGGATGTTCCATTGCCGGATGACTTCGTTGCTTCGCGGCATGATTCAGAGCCTTAATAATCCGTCACGTCACTAGTGCCCACCCTGCGTGGTGCCACCTCAGCAAAAACAATTTCAGGCCTTGTTCTGGTGTAGAGCCCAAAGCGCAGCGACTAGGGCCAGCGATCACAGGCCGTTCACCATCAGGTCCCCGATACTCTTGTTAAACCGCGATGGATCAGGGAGGTCAGAACCTTCGGCTAGCAACGCATAACCGAGCAATAAATGCGCGTAGTCCACAAGTAGCGGGTCGCTCTGGTCGGCTTCGAATCGTTCCTGCAGCTTAGAGGTGATTGCATGTTTCGGATTAAGCTCA
Proteins encoded:
- a CDS encoding transcriptional regulator, producing MPRSNEVIRQWNILRELEASRRGTIASLARKMQVSTRTIRRDLIALQTAGFPIYDEVIDRLRFWKLDTKPFRDLFPGFSLPELYALYFSRTLLKCLAGAPFQKDLTTAFAKLEKVLTPGLQKLFDQLPTVLQARTGRRRGGSKIDKTIPGLITATLERRQVTMRYHSLSSRRTKNYLVEPYRLLHFQGGFYLFAYVSEYNEMRTFAVERVQHLSLLETTFEPSQELSSEPFAHSLGMMQGPPQHVEVKFTAKRAPYVREVEWHTSQQVVDEPDGSLRLSLEVCIDQPLRSWVLSFGASALVLAPPDLAAEIAAELTRARAGYKASSSKR